acatagtggtgaggtaggctttatggtttctgagaaaagaactatctcatgtaccgcggatttttacagtttttcaggcttagaattgaatattgaagttgtgacccctttgcctTGCTAATTACcatctaaagaatgctcatgccaaatcgtGCGGTACAGTTGTGTGTTATTAAATACATTACATaggaggtcacttacttttgcacttagaattgataatcAAGtttcaacccctttacttttcctattgaggATTTAAAGAACGgtcataccaaatttcatgtttgtataatatataacaccgggaagttagagctttagattaggtacataacatagggggtcacttacttttgcaattagaattAAATAGTCAAGTTGcaaaccctttacttttcccatttaggacctaaagaatgctcatgccaaatttcacgttagtAAGAAACTGGGAagctacataacatagggggtcacttacttttgcatttagcattgaataaccaaattgtgacccctttaatttcccTATGTAGAAccaaaagaatggtcgtgccaaatttcaagttttcatgacaccggtaagttagagaattagattatgtacattacacagggggtcacttgcttttgcatttagcattgattaatcaagttgtgaaccctttacttttcctatttaggacctaaagaatggttgtgccaaatttaagtttgtacaacaccgggaagttggagaattaaattaGATACATTTcatatggggtcacttacttttgtacttggcattgaataatcatgttgcaaCTCCATTACTTTTCTTATtcaggatctaaagaatggtcgtgccaaatttcatgtttgtacgacagcgggaagttacattacataatgggtcacttacttttgtatttggaattaaataatcaagttgctaGTTAATCATGTCAAGTACTGTGTCAATCATGGTTGTTTCAAAGACTGAGAAGAAAAGTTTTTGCTTCCTTCATTTCTACGTCAGGTTAATCCCCAACGTATTACTTCAGTGGAAGACTCTAACATATCATATGACCACTGCTTAGCCACACAGTGGTATATATTCTTCATTGGCCACAATGTTAAGAAATACTGTGTCATCTAAGTTTTTTCTTTGTGTGTGATGGGCCAGTGTATAGGAGCAGTGAAACACTAATTGGTTAGCATGAAAATCTATTCCTGTTCACAGTTTCGGTATAAGTGTAGTATATCTCCACCGTAAGTATGGGTTGGCCAGGCTCACCTACAGGTAATGCCCATGTCACGCCCCAAGCTGGCAAAAGCTCTCGATTGGCTGGAGACATACTACCGCTCAGTACTATTAGGTGGCTTCCAGCCCTCCTTATCCTGACGGGTGCTGGAGTGTCAGCCTTCCGCATCCCAACCGGTGCTGGAGTGTCAGCCCTCCGGTCGGGAAGAGTGTCCCATGGGAGCTTCCTGGCTGCAGTAATGCCGGAGCTAAGTGTCAGCCCTCTGCATCTCAACTTGTCCCGGAGTGTCAGCCCTCTGTTCCAGCATCGGTCAGGAGGAATGTCTGGAGGGACCTTCCTGGATGCAGTAATGCTGGAGCTAAGTGTTCCCCCTCTGCATCCCAACCAGTGCCGGAGTGTCAGCCTTCCGGTCAAGCACCGGTCGGTTGGGAGGAGTGTCTGGAGGGAGCGTCTTGGCTGTAGTAATGCTGGAGCTCAGTGTCAGCCTAGTAGCCAGCATCACTCGGGAGGAGTATCCGGGAGATTCCTGGCTGTAGTCATGCCGAAGCTGGGAGCCACCTACTAGTACTGAgtggtactagtgtagtatgtctctggCCAATCGGGAGCTTTTGCCAGCTTGGGGCGTGACCTGTAGGtgagcccggccaacccatacttgcggtggagacatactacactaatacccacaGTTTCTGCACTGCAGCAGAAAAGAATGAAGGAGAAGGATTTATGGGGTACAATTCCACATACAGTATTAATTTCTATTAAATTCTACTCGCTGTTCCAATGGTGTCATAGTCAATTACATACTCCATCTACCCAATAAGAGACAGATTTTATTTACATTTAGTGAGTCAAGTCAAAGGTTTGTATTAGTAATTATATTAATTAGAATTAAATAAGTTATTTTTACATCTCTTAATGGGTTTCAGGGGAATTTCTTTTTGCAAATGCACcagaaaaaataatataaatattaGATGAGAAATATTGTTCTAAGACACCGTGCAGTCTGTGTAAGTATGACATTCATGAAATAGGATTGATATAGAGATACATACGGATTCTAGGTAATATTTTGTGGCTGTGTATAGAGATTGTAAGGAACAATAATGAGGCCATGTGCCTCTGAGTCCTAAATCTTATTTATCTGCATTTGTGTTTATTTTATAAAGCCTTGTCGTATTCTGTTAAAAACAGGCATCAGAGGAACACATGATGGTCTTCACGAATCAAAGTTCAGTGAAGGAGTTCACACTTAGTGGTCTCTCCAGCTCGCATGAATTACATGTCATTTTCTCAGTTTTTTTCCTGGTTTTGTATTTAATGACTTTATCAGGGAACCTGGCCATTATAACTGCAGTCCATGTAGACTCACATCTACATTCCCCAATGTACTTCTTCCTTAGTAACTTGTCCTTTTTGGACATGTGCTACTCTTCAGTCACCATACCAAGGTTACTTACTAACATACTTTCAGGCAAAAAGACAATCTCATTTAACCAATGCATATCTCAGCTCTTCTTCCTTCATTTATTTGGTGGCACTGAGTGCTTCCTACTTACCGTCATGGCATACGATCGTTATGTGGCCATTTGTAATCCACTACGCTATCACGCAGTCATGAATCATAGGttttgcttctgcctggtgacATTTAGCTGGTTTGCAGGTTTTCTACACTCATTCACTCAAGCATTTCTCACATATCAACTCCCATTTTGTGGTCCAAACAAAATCAATCACTTTTTCTGTGATGTTCATCCACTCGCAGTGCTCGCCTGTGCTGACACGTACTTTATAGATATGTCTATCATTGCCAACAGTGGAATGATTTCCCTTACTTGTTTTGTCATTTTATTGTTTTCCTATCTTGGCATCATTACAACAATCTTAAAGATCCGTTCATCAGAAGGGAGGCGCAAGGCCTTTTCCACCTGTGCTTCCCATATCTTGGTTGTTACATTCTTTTTTGGACCctgcatatttatttatttaagacCACCTGTCAATTATCCATCAGATAAGTTGATATCTATCCTCTACACGGTGTTGACTCCTTTATTAAACCCAATTATCTACACATTACGAAACCAGGAGGTCaaaaatgctgtcataaagttttCCAGAAGCAAAATCTTTCCACATTGTACAACAAAGATACACATCAGCAATAAAGATCATCAATAATATGTACATTCTTGGTAATTCTAAGAAAAAggtataatatttttttaaagtttgactTCATGAATATCTTAAAAGTGTTGTACAAGAATTTCTCACTAATTTGCTTATCGGTGGAGGTCTTACTCCTACGTTCCCTCCCGAGAACAGGAGTTTTGTTTCCCCCATGCTCCTTACTGTGGTCTTACTGCACCCTCCACAGTGAGAAGAAGACTGAATGGAACGCTGATCACACAAGCAGACTAGCACTCcactcactttcaatgggactacagaGATAACTGAGCTGCATTTgcttagccccattgaaatgaatgaagaccTAATCATGCATGCTTGGCCTGCGTTACACTTacagtgacgtcagaatgaaGGAAGAAGCAAACCTCGCAGTGACAGGCAAAGTGGGAGTTCCTATTCTGGAGATTGACAGAGGTCTCAGCGGTGTGACCCTCACCAATTAGCATGTTATCCTCtattctgtggataagggataaattGCAATTGTGgctcaacccctttaattagttgtgtaatgattagagatgagcgagcaccaaaatgctcgggtgctcgttactcgggccgaaaatttcgcgatgctcgagggttcgtttcgaataacgaaccccattgaagtcaatggacgacccgagcatttttgtatatcgccgatgctcgctaaggttttcatttgtgaaaatcgggacaattcaagaaagtgatgggaacgacacagcaacggatagggcaggcgaggagctacatgttgggctgcatctcaagttcacaggtcccactattaagccacaatagcggaaagagtggcccccccctcccaacaatttttacttctgaaaagccctcattagcaatgcataccttagctaagcaccacactacctccaacaaagcaaaatcactgcctgcatgacactccgctgccacttctcctgggttacatgctgcccaactccccccccccccacaacccagtgtccacagcgcacaccaaactgtccctgcccagccttcagctgccctcatgccacgccaccctcatgtctatttataagtgcatctgccatgaggaggaaccgcaggcacacactgcagagggttggcacggctaggcagcgaccctcttaaaaaggggcaggattatagcccacaatgctgtacagaagcagtgagaaatataatcctgtgccaccgccatcaggagctgcacacgtgagcatagcaatggggaacctatgtgccacacactattcattctgtcaaggtgtctgcatgccccagtcagaccgcggttttttataaatagtcacaggcaggtacaactccgcaatgggaattccgtgtgcacccacagcatgggtggctccctggaacccaccggctgtacataaatgtatcccattgcagtgccctggacagcagagctaacgtcagattaaatgcaggtgggcttcggcccacactgcatgccccaacctgaccggggtttttaattcatagacacaggcaggtacaactccctattgtgaagtccctgtggaccgacagcttgggtgggtgccaggaagccaccggcggcacataaatatatcccattgcattgcccatcacagctgaggtaatgtcatgtttaatgcaggtgggcttcggcccacactgcatgccccagtcagactgggggtctttagaagtggacacatgcagttacaactccgtgtggaccgacagcatgggtggctccctggaggaggtaacgtcagctttaatgcaggtgggcaaaaaattaattggattacactgtaggcgagggcccccaaaaattggtgtaccaacagtactaatgtacctcagaaaaattgcccatgccaaaccaagagagcaggtgaaacccattaatcgctttggttaatgtggcttaatttgtaactcggcctggaggcagcccagttacaataaaaactggttcaggtgcaagtttcaacgctttaatgagcattgaaacgtataaaaattgtttacaaaaattatatgactgagccttgtgggcctaagaaaaattgcacgttcggcgtgattacgtgaggtttcaggaggaggagcaggaggaggaggatgaatattatacacagattgatgaagcaaaaatgtccccgtttttgatggtgatagagaacgatgcttccatccgcgggtgcagcctacgtattgcttaggtatcgctgctgtccgctggtgaagaagagaaatctgtggaaatccaggctttgttcatcttgatgagtgtaagcctgtcggcactgtctgttgacaggcgggtacgcttatctgtgatgattcccccagccgcactaaacaccctctctgacaagacgctagccgcaggacaagcaagcacctccagggcatacagcgcgagttcaggccacgtgtccagcttcgacacccagtagttgtagggggcagaggcgtcacggaggacggtcgtgcgatcggctacgtactccctcaccatccttttacagtgctcccgccaactcagccttgactggggagcggtgacacagtcttgctggggagccagaaagctgtcaaaggccttagagagtgttcccctgcctgtgctgtacatgctgcctgatctccgtgcctcccttgctacctggccctcggaactgcgccttctgccactagcgctgtcggatgggaattttaccatcagcttgtccgccagggtcctgtggtatagcatcactctcgaacccctttcctcttcgggtatcagagtggaaaggttctccttataccgtgggtcgaccagtgtgtacacccagtaatccgtagtggccagaatgcatgtaacgcgagggtcacgagaaaggcatcctaacatgaagtccgctatgtgtgccagggtacctgtacgcaacacatggctgtcctcactaggaagatcactttcaggatcctcctcctcctcctcctcctcctcaggccatacacgctgaaaggatgacaggcaagcagcatgtgtaccctcagcagtgggccaagctgtctcttccccctcctcctcatgctcctcccccttctcctcctcctcctcaacgcgctgagatatagacaggagggtgctctgactatccagcgacatactgtcttcccccggctctgtttccgagcgcaaagcgtctgcctttatgctttgcagggaacttctcaagaggcatagcagaggaatggtgacgctaatgattgcagcatccccgctcaccatctgggtagactcctcaaagtttccaaggacctggcagatgtctgccaaccaggcccactcttctgtaaagaattgaggaggctgactcccactgcaccgcccatgttggagttggtattccactatagctctacgctgctcatagagcctggccaacatgtggagcgtagagttccaccgtgtgggcacgtcgcacagcagtcggtgcactggcagattaaaccgatgttgcagggtgcgcagggtggcagcgtccgtgtgggacttgcggaaatgtgcgcagagccagcacacctttccgagcaggtctgacaagtgtgggtagcttttcagaaagcgctgaaccaccaaattaaagacgtgggccaggcatggcacgtgcgtgaggctgccgagctgcagagccgccaccaggttacggccattgacacacacgaccatgcccggttggaggctcagtggcgcaagccagcggtcggtctgctctgtgagaccctgcagcagttcgtgggccatgtgcctcttatctcctaagctgagtagtttcagcacagcctgctgacgcttgcccaccgctgtgctgccacgccgcacgacaccgactgctgccgacgtgctgctgctgaaacatcttgattgcgagacagaggttgcggaggaggaggagggtggtttagtggaggaagcatacaccgccgcagataccaccaccgagctggggtccgcaattctgggggtgggtaggacgtgagcggtcccaggctctgactctgtcccagcctccactaaattcacccaatgtgccgtcagggagatatagtggccctgcccgcctgtgcttgtctacgtgtccgttgttaagtggaccgtggcagtaaccgcgttggtgagggcgcgtacaatgttgcgggagacgtggtcgtacagggctgggacggcacatcgggaaaagtagtggcgactgggacctgagtagcgcggggccgccgccgccatcatgcctttgaaagcctccgtttccacaaccctatacggcagcatctccaggctgataaatttggctatgtgcacgtttaacgcttgagcgtgcgggtgcgtggcggcatacttgcgcttgcactccaacacttgcgctagcgacggctggacggtgcgctgacagacattggtggatggggccgaggacagcggaggtgagggtgtgggtgcaggctgggaggtgctcATGCCTGTAtcttgggagggggattggatctcagtggcaggttggggcacagggggagaggcagcggtgcaaaccggaggcggtgaacggccttcgtcccaccttgtggggtgcttggccgtcatatgtctgcgcattctggtggtggtgaggctggtggtggtggctccccggctgatcttggcgcgacacaggttgcacaccactgttcgtcggtcgtctgcactctcagtgaaaaactgccagacctttgagcacctcggcctccgcagggtggcatggcgcgagggggcgttttgggaaacagttggtggattattcggtctggccctgcctctacccctggccaccgcactgcctcttccaaactgccctgctgctgcccttgcctccccctctgaagacctgtcctcagtaggcgtagcaaaccaggtggggtcagtcacctcatcgtcctgctgctcttcctccgaatcctctgtgcgctcctccctcggacttactgcccttactactacctcactgatagacaactgtgtctcatcgtcatcgtcctcctcacccactgaaagctcttgagacagttgccggaagtccccagcctcatcccccggaccccgggaactttccaaaggttgggcatcggtcacgacaaactcctccagtgggagaggattcggaaccattgctgcccattctgggcagaggcccgagaactgttcctgggagtctgcctgctcctcagaatgtgtcattgtaatggagtgaggaggctgggaggaaggaggtgcagcagccagaggattcagagttgcagcagtggacggcgcagaagtctgggtggtcgatagattgctggatgcactttctgccatccacgacaggacctgctcactctgctcattttctaataaaggtctaccgcgtggacccattaattgtgagatgaatgtggggacgccagaaacgtgcctctctcctaatcccgcagcagtcggctgcaatacaactggatcaggaactcggcctgtgcccacaccctgacttgggcctccgcgtcctcggccgcgtccacgtcctctaggcctacccctacccctcagcatgctgtattaccagtagtgcagaaacagaacgctgtaattaaatgtgccgcttattggcctgtggttggaggctgacttcgcttacggaacgcacagcagagccaggaaagaattttgcgcaagcctgctgtaacacttagctggctgcgtatgaattaggacaactacccccagcagcgacccagtacactgaggacggtcacaggcagcccaaatagatttttttcccaaatgtttttggaaaggcccactgcctatatacactaaatatgtcttctgtcccagcctcaccactactggccctggacaatgtaaaattactgcagactgtttcactgtggacaggaatacagcggtgatgtaacaggcaacacagagccaggaaagaattttgcgcaagcctgctgtaacacttagctggctgcgtataaattaggacaactacccccagcagagacccagtacactgaggacggtcacaggcagcccaaatagattttttttcccaaatgtttttggaaaggcccactgcctatatatactaaatatgtcttctgtccctgcctcaccactactggccctggacaatgtaaaattactgcaggacgcaatgctctgcacggccgatatacaaaaaaaaaaaaaaaagtgcaacactgcaaaaagcagcctccacactactgcacacggttagatgtggccctaagaaggaccgttggggttcttgaaataactcctaacactctccctatagcaactccagcaagacagcactttccctgaactatgacagaatgcatctgtggcgagccgcgggaggggccgatttttatactcgggtgacacctgatctcgccagccactcactgcaggggggtggtatagggcttgaacgtcgcagggggaagttgtaatgccttccctgtctttctattggccataaaagcgagctaacgtctcagagatgaaagtgaaagtaattcgaacattgcgtggtgctcgtttcgaataacgagcatctcgaacacgctaatactcgaacgagtatcaagctcggacgagtacgttcgctcatctctagtaatgatgttACAATTGTATAAAATATTTTTGGTAATATTCTCATATCATAGTACAAAATACAGTCATTATTTTAAAAACATGTGGGTTTATTTACTTTTGAAAATTTAACAGTTTTCTGCAAGCTGCACCAGAAAACCTGCAAAGATGATTTGTgcttatgtgttttagacacataAATATGAAAACTGGTATAGAAATAAAGATCAATGTATGATGGGAAAAAAGTCAGAAAATATTTGAATAACCCAACAATCAAAAACTATGGCTGTTAAATATGCATATGCCCACCATAGAACTGTTATATAAATCCTTTTATTGTTTTATAAACACATAGGAGTGTAAAGCTGATTAAAGAGAATGAGTCACATAAGgctccctgtccatgggcgttgcggtatcccatgaCGGATCTCCGCTGCAGGAGCTGccgcggggagcaggagccagaggacggatctccgctgtgatcccatctgatagataggctcactgcggagaattgcggaaattcgcagcatgctgtgacttgCCGTCCACTAGCGGAGAATCactacgattctccgctcgtggacaggggggctgcgctttccatagcaacgctacagATTATTGCCGCTGGGAACGCAATTTagaaacgcccgtggacaggcagcctaagttgtCACAGCTATATCTACTACACAGAGTATATCACATTCCTGATTTTTTTATATGATGGAAGGATTGGAGATATTCCTTTCTGTATATGTTGTAACACCCAAACCTCAGGGGTAATACACATGACATGGCATTGTCCAAAGTTGAACAGATATTGGACAGAAATACATTCCCTAATTAATAGTGTATACAGGGTTGATTTGGACATTACTACATTAGTGTGTATACTTGAGAATGTTACTGATCTACCAGCGGAGGAACAGGAACAGATTGCAATAGCAAGGCTTTCATACATTCCGAGGAAATTGATAGCTCAATGCTAGATAAAGTGGCCCCGCACTTATGGAATTTAAAACTGAAGTCATCCATCTACCTTGGAAGAAAGGGATATATCTTAAATGTAAAACAGGATATAAATATGATAGGATATGGATGACGTCTTAGAACTTGTTAGGCAATGTTCAATTGAGTTGATGCCAATATAGTTAACTGCGAAGGATATGGCGAATATAGAAATAGCAAATTTACCTTAGACATAAATTAGGCAGGGATATCTGTCATATATGTGCTACTGGATATAATTGGTTATAGCCTCACCGGTATGTATGTCGGCTCTGAACCTGTCACAATATTCTGTGATTAAATTAATTAGTAAACTTCATAGCTAGGTAAAAGTGGTGAACAAAATAGGAAACATCTCTGAACCTCCTTCAGAATTCTAAAGACTGCCCTTTCAAAACTATATGGACAGAAGGAATATGCACCAAAGACACAAAGCCTATATGTTCATTATATTATTGAATTAGTTTGACCAGAACGTTCACCACAACCACTAAATCTAGTGTATAACACGGTCTAAGAGGCATAAAAGGCCGGCATAACACTCTCAGAGTCTAGTGCTGAGCGAACTAAACCATTGGAACCCTGTTTAAGGGAAAAACTTGTTAAAAGCTCGGTTTGGGTTCATGCTGAACCAAacgtttagca
This region of Eleutherodactylus coqui strain aEleCoq1 chromosome 5, aEleCoq1.hap1, whole genome shotgun sequence genomic DNA includes:
- the LOC136628894 gene encoding olfactory receptor 4E2-like, coding for MVFTNQSSVKEFTLSGLSSSHELHVIFSVFFLVLYLMTLSGNLAIITAVHVDSHLHSPMYFFLSNLSFLDMCYSSVTIPRLLTNILSGKKTISFNQCISQLFFLHLFGGTECFLLTVMAYDRYVAICNPLRYHAVMNHRFCFCLVTFSWFAGFLHSFTQAFLTYQLPFCGPNKINHFFCDVHPLAVLACADTYFIDMSIIANSGMISLTCFVILLFSYLGIITTILKIRSSEGRRKAFSTCASHILVVTFFFGPCIFIYLRPPVNYPSDKLISILYTVLTPLLNPIIYTLRNQEVKNAVIKFSRSKIFPHCTTKIHISNKDHQ